A genomic stretch from Helianthus annuus cultivar XRQ/B chromosome 1, HanXRQr2.0-SUNRISE, whole genome shotgun sequence includes:
- the LOC110880068 gene encoding receptor-like protein CLAVATA2, producing METRCDMCEKSYIAFLLRVMVVFLWITPICSSVANADNVFDEMPLSVQDRASLLLFKSEVRDPNQKLLWVGSGCGNWTGVTCSRWNGRVIAVNFTGFGLSGQLHTSLCKLSYLETLNLSHNNLLGPVPPCFGSFWNLKTLDLSFNMFSGAVPDTLMKLSRLVRLDFGHNMFEAMLPVWIGNFSLKLQKVELGSNLFHGEIPEGLLHLKSLKFVGLSHNNLSGNLPDFMQALEHLNLESNSFSGTLPCLSSSVDTLSVLNLAENSLEGGIPTCISSLRVLTHLNLSSNRLSYEISPRFVFSNRLIVMDLSYNRLSGYLPRKILESSEKSGLVLLDLSHNQFSGEIPLDFTELKSLQAMFLSHNLLTGEIPSRIGNLTYLQVIDLSHNSLSGSIPLNFVGCFQLLALILNNNNLSGEIQPELDALDSLKILDVSNNKISGQIPLTLAGCKSLEVVDLSYNNLSGPLNDALTKWSNLRYLSLAHNNFSGPISSWIFMFEAIQTIDLSGNMFSGDIPDGIFNVSLHFNNGNFNKETPKVPLLDSKLSVVMGDDLHLNYNLSSTVMIDLSDNMLHGQIPDALFTLHGLEYLNLSHNFLGGQIPGNLQSMWSLKILDLSHNSLSGQVPENLSSLGNLTHLNLSFNYFSGIVNKTKGYWRFSGAFAGNPNLCVESSGSGDGCGTKERPVEPEQAYEEGKEDGPISVWVFSVSACVSFYLVGVVLCCSSRTRNFMFGTKD from the coding sequence ATGGAAACAAGATGTGATATGTGTGAAAAGAGCTACATAGCGTTTTTGCTTCGGGTTATGGTGGTTTTCCTTTGGATTACACCGATTTGTTCGTCGGTTGCTAATGCAGACAATGTGTTCGACGAAATGCCTCTGAGTGTTCAAGACAGAGCTTCTCTTCTTCTGTTTAAGTCAGAGGTTCGTGACCCGAATCAGAAACTGTtgtgggtcgggtcgggttgtgGAAACTGGACTGGGGTTACTTGCTCCAGATGGAATGGTAGAGTTATTGCAGTTAACTTCACTGGATTCGGTTTATCAGGCCAGCTTCATACAAGTTTGTGTAAACTTTCTTATCTTGAAACCCTAAATTTGTCACATAACAACCTTCTTGGCCCTGTTCCACCTTGTTTTGGGTCATTTTGGAATTTGAAAACTTTGGATCTTAGTTTTAATATGTTTAGTGGTGCTGTTCCTGATACACTCATGAAATTGAGCCGGTTAGTTCGACTCGATTTCGGTCACAATATGTTTGAAGCAATGCTTCCTGTTTGGATTGGGAATTTCTCATTGAAGCTGCAAAAGGTAGAATTAGGGTCTAATTTGTTTCATGGGGAGATACCAGAGGGTTTGTTGCACCTAAAATCTCTTAAGTTTGTGGGTTTATCTCATAATAATTTGTCCGGTAACTTACCGGATTTCATGCAAGCTTTAGAGCACCTTAATCTTGAGTCGAATTCGTTTTCGGGTACCTTACCGTGCTTGTCATCGTCAGTCGACACGCTTTCGGTCTTAAATTTAGCCGAAAACTCACTCGAAGGGGGGATTCCGACTTGCATTTCGTCACTTAGAGTTTTGACGCATCTTAATTTGTCGTCTAATCGGCTAAGCTACGAGATTTCTCCAAGATTCGTGTTTTCCAACAGGTTGATTGTTATGGATTTGAGTTATAATCGGTTGTCGGGTTATCTTCCTAGAAAGATTCTCGAATCGTCGGAGAAATCGGGTCTTGTTCTTTTAGACCTTTCGCACAACCAGTTCTCGGGTGAAATCCCGTTAGATTTTACCGAATTGAAAAGCTTACAAGCGATGTTTCTTTCGCACAATCTTCTCACGGGTGAAATCCCATCACGAATCGGGAACTTAACGTATCTTCAAGTGATCGATTTATCTCATAACTCGTTATCTGGTTCAATCCCTTTGAACTTCGTCGGTTGCTTTCAACTACTCGCGTTAattctcaacaacaacaatctTTCGGGTGAAATCCAACCTGAGCTCGACGCATTAGACAGTTTAAAGATTCTCGATGTCAGCAACAACAAGATTTCTGGTCAAATCCCGTTGACTTTAGCCGGATGTAAATCACTAGAGGTTGTAGATTTAAGCTATAACAATCTCTCGGGACCTCTAAACGACGCGTTGACCAAATGGTCAAACCTCCGATATCTTTCGCTTGCACACAACAATTTCAGCGGGCCGATTTCAAGCTGGATTTTCATGTTCGAAGCTATCCAAACGATCGATTTGTCTGGTAACATGTTTTCCGGCGACATCCCTGATGGTATCTTTAATGTTAGTTTACATTTTAACAATGGTAACTTTAATAAAGAAACCCCTAAAGTGCCATTGTTAGATAGTAAACTATCTGTGGTTATGGGTGATGATTTGCATCTGAATTACAACTTGTCATCAACGGTCATGATCGATTTATCGGATAACATGTTACACGGGCAGATCCCGGACGCCCTTTTTACCTTACACGGTTTGGAGTATCTAAATTTGTCTCACAACTTTCTCGGCGGTCAAATTCCCGGGAACTTACAGTCGATGTGGAGCTTGAAGATTCTCGATTTATCGCATAATTCGTTATCGGGTCAAGTACCCGAAAACTTATCGAGTCTCGGGAATTTGACGCATTTGAATCTTTCGTTCAATTATTTCTCGGGGATTGTTAACAAGACGAAAGGGTATTGGAGGTTTTCTGGTGCGTTTGCGGGGAACCCGAATCTATGTGTGGAGTCTTCGGGTTCTGGTGATGGTTGTGGGACGAAAGAGCGACCGGTTGAGCCGGAACAGGCTTATGAAGAGGGGAAAGAAGACGGGCCGATTTCGGTATGGGTGTTTTCGGTTAGTGCTTGTGTTAGTTTTTACCTTGTtggtgttgtgttgtgttgttcATCTCGAACTAGGAACTTTATGTTTGGGACGAAAGATTGA